From a single Pasteurella atlantica genomic region:
- the glp gene encoding molybdopterin molybdotransferase MoeA, which produces MIHVEDLRRIIIEDINSIPKKTESESVALLNAIGSVLSEDIVSDINIPTSSVSAMDGYALHSSEQNFQEKSEFVCIGESIAGKPFSGVLGSGECVRIMTGAVIPENTDCVVMQENVQREETENKITIKLMKTQPLGNNIRREGEEVSKGLAVLKAGHCISVTDIPLLASVGCGSVNVYKPLKIAVFSTGDELREAGEVLQKGQIYDSNRPTVKALLQSFPVIINDYGIIKDNPDEISRILEKAASENDIVVTSGGVSVGDYDFLKDCVSKLGNIVQYKVALKPGKPFVFGHLGKARYFGLPGNPLSTTISATLFLLPAIYQYFGVTLPKLSVKAKLGNEIKRRSGRTELQRGFVEKDANNDWVVYTQFSQDSHRIYQLSQANAFVYLPAEKAEFEKEEYVEIFPLNGKFL; this is translated from the coding sequence ATGATTCACGTTGAAGATCTGCGTCGCATTATTATTGAAGATATAAACAGTATTCCAAAGAAAACCGAATCAGAAAGTGTAGCATTGTTAAATGCGATTGGGAGTGTGTTAAGCGAAGATATTGTGTCAGACATCAATATTCCAACGTCATCAGTATCCGCAATGGATGGCTATGCATTACATTCAAGTGAGCAAAATTTTCAAGAAAAAAGTGAATTTGTGTGTATTGGAGAATCTATCGCAGGAAAACCATTTAGTGGCGTGCTAGGTTCTGGTGAATGCGTACGTATTATGACGGGGGCGGTTATTCCTGAAAATACTGATTGCGTGGTAATGCAAGAGAATGTTCAGCGTGAAGAAACAGAAAATAAAATCACAATTAAGCTAATGAAAACGCAACCTTTGGGCAATAATATCCGTCGTGAAGGCGAGGAAGTGTCTAAGGGGTTAGCGGTATTAAAAGCAGGGCATTGTATTTCTGTTACCGACATTCCGTTATTAGCAAGTGTGGGCTGTGGTTCAGTCAATGTTTATAAGCCATTAAAAATCGCGGTTTTCTCAACAGGCGATGAATTGCGTGAAGCGGGCGAAGTATTACAAAAAGGGCAAATCTACGATTCAAACCGTCCAACCGTGAAAGCATTATTACAATCTTTCCCTGTGATCATCAATGATTACGGCATTATCAAAGACAACCCTGATGAAATCAGTCGTATTTTAGAAAAAGCAGCGAGCGAAAATGATATCGTGGTAACCTCTGGTGGCGTGTCTGTTGGGGATTATGATTTCTTAAAAGATTGCGTGAGCAAACTGGGTAATATCGTGCAATATAAAGTTGCATTAAAACCAGGCAAACCTTTTGTGTTTGGTCATTTAGGCAAGGCTCGCTACTTTGGCTTACCGGGTAATCCACTTTCAACCACAATCAGTGCAACCCTATTCTTATTACCCGCTATTTATCAATATTTTGGTGTAACTTTACCGAAATTAAGTGTAAAAGCAAAATTAGGCAATGAAATTAAACGTCGTTCAGGTCGTACTGAATTACAACGTGGTTTTGTTGAGAAAGACGCAAATAATGATTGGGTGGTTTACACGCAATTCTCACAAGATTCACACCGTATTTATCAGTTAAGCCAAGCAAATGCATTTGTCTATTTGCCAGCAGAGAAAGCTGAATTTGAAAAAGAGGAATATGTTGAGATTTTCCCTTTAAACGGCAAATTTTTGTAG
- a CDS encoding SanA/YdcF family protein, translating to MKLFNTFSYIIKIIIKVTTIGILLLVAFVILIDFMTGYLVEDKIYTDINTVPQREYAVVLGTAKYFPSGRDNLYYKNRLEAATKLFKNKKVKQFLLSGDNTTPYYNEPKNMTKDLRKKGIPRQFLHQDYAGYNTQSSVIRANKTFHLQNFTIVSQRFHCERALLIAQFHHIDAICFAAEYPQKHYKVRIREYFARVGMFVDFITGKMPKTLKKIKEAKKNS from the coding sequence ATGAAACTATTTAATACCTTTTCGTACATTATCAAAATAATAATAAAAGTTACCACTATAGGTATCTTGTTACTTGTTGCGTTTGTTATTTTAATTGATTTTATGACAGGATATTTGGTAGAAGATAAAATTTATACTGATATTAACACTGTTCCTCAACGTGAATATGCGGTGGTACTGGGTACTGCAAAATACTTTCCTTCAGGGCGAGACAATCTTTATTATAAAAATCGCTTGGAAGCAGCAACAAAACTTTTTAAAAATAAAAAGGTAAAACAATTTTTATTAAGTGGTGACAATACTACTCCCTATTATAATGAACCTAAAAATATGACAAAGGATTTACGTAAAAAAGGCATTCCTCGTCAATTTTTACATCAAGATTATGCTGGTTATAATACTCAATCTTCAGTTATTCGAGCGAATAAAACCTTTCATCTGCAAAACTTTACTATTGTAAGTCAACGATTTCATTGTGAACGGGCACTATTAATTGCACAATTCCATCATATTGATGCGATTTGCTTTGCCGCAGAATATCCCCAAAAACATTACAAAGTAAGAATTCGTGAATACTTTGCTCGAGTAGGTATGTTTGTTGATTTTATTACTGGAAAAATGCCTAAAACATTGAAAAAAATAAAAGAAGCGAAAAAGAATTCCTAG
- a CDS encoding ornithine carbamoyltransferase, with protein sequence MAFNMKNRHLLSLVHHTEREIKYLLDLSRDLKRAKYAGCEQQVLKGKNIALIFEKTSTRTRCAFEVAAYDQGAQVTYIDPTSSQIGHKESMKDTARVLGRMYDGIEYRGFKQSVVQELADYAGVPVWNGLTDEFHPTQMLADVLTMIENCDKPLTEIKYVYIGDGRNNVGNSLLLIGAKLGMDVRICAPKSLLPEAELVEMCEGFAKESGARITVTEDIDKAMKDVDFVHTDVWVSMGEPLESWGERIKILLPYQVTPELMARSGNPKVKFMHCLPAFHNSETKVGKQIAEKYPELANGIEVTEDVFESPMNVAFEQAENRMHTIKAVMIASLS encoded by the coding sequence ATGGCTTTTAATATGAAAAACAGACATCTTTTAAGTCTTGTTCATCACACTGAACGTGAAATTAAATATTTGTTAGATTTATCACGTGATTTAAAACGTGCAAAATATGCAGGTTGCGAACAACAAGTATTAAAAGGTAAAAATATTGCGTTGATTTTTGAAAAAACCTCTACTCGTACTCGTTGTGCGTTTGAAGTTGCCGCTTATGATCAAGGTGCTCAAGTCACTTATATTGATCCTACTTCTTCACAAATTGGTCATAAAGAAAGTATGAAAGATACCGCTCGTGTATTAGGGCGTATGTATGATGGTATTGAGTATCGTGGCTTTAAGCAAAGTGTTGTTCAAGAGTTAGCAGACTATGCAGGCGTGCCTGTTTGGAATGGTTTAACCGATGAATTCCATCCAACTCAGATGTTAGCTGATGTACTTACAATGATTGAAAACTGCGACAAACCATTAACTGAAATAAAATATGTTTATATTGGTGATGGTCGTAATAATGTAGGCAACTCTTTATTGCTTATCGGTGCTAAATTAGGTATGGATGTACGTATTTGTGCACCTAAATCATTACTTCCAGAGGCTGAATTAGTTGAAATGTGTGAAGGATTTGCCAAAGAAAGTGGTGCGAGAATTACGGTAACAGAAGACATTGATAAAGCAATGAAAGATGTTGATTTTGTTCACACAGACGTTTGGGTTTCAATGGGTGAACCATTAGAAAGCTGGGGCGAACGCATTAAGATCTTATTACCATACCAAGTTACCCCTGAATTGATGGCTCGTAGTGGTAATCCAAAAGTGAAATTTATGCACTGTTTACCAGCATTCCACAATAGTGAAACCAAAGTGGGTAAACAAATTGCTGAAAAATATCCAGAACTTGCAAACGGTATTGAAGTTACAGAAGATGTATTCGAATCACCAATGAATGTGGCATTCGAACAAGCAGAAAATCGTATGCATACGATTAAAGCAGTAATGATTGCAAGTTTAAGTTAA
- the arcC gene encoding carbamate kinase, translating into MRIVIALGGNALLRRGEPLTAENQRQNVKIACEQIAKVYPNNELVIAHGNGPQVGLLALQGAAYKDVPTYPLDVLGAETIGMIGYMIQQELGNLVPFDVPFATLLSQVEVDKNDPAFKNPTKPIGPVYSREEAERLAAEKGWAIKPDGDKFRRVVPSPLPKRIFEIRPVKWLLEKGSIVICAGGGGIPTYYDEQGNLQGVEAVIDKDLCSALLADNLDADLFVIATDVSAVFVDWGTPDQKAIAKAHPDEISKMGFAAGSMGPKVQAAVNFVKQTGKDAVIGSLSDIVDIVKGKAGTRITTDVSGIEYF; encoded by the coding sequence ATGAGAATTGTTATAGCACTAGGTGGTAACGCATTATTGCGTCGTGGCGAACCTTTAACTGCTGAAAATCAGCGTCAAAATGTGAAGATCGCTTGCGAACAAATTGCAAAAGTTTACCCAAATAATGAGTTGGTTATTGCTCACGGGAATGGTCCACAAGTTGGTTTGTTGGCTCTACAAGGTGCCGCTTATAAAGATGTCCCAACTTATCCATTAGATGTATTAGGTGCAGAAACTATTGGTATGATTGGTTATATGATTCAACAAGAATTAGGTAACTTAGTGCCTTTTGATGTGCCATTTGCGACTTTGTTATCACAAGTTGAAGTGGATAAAAACGACCCTGCATTCAAAAATCCAACTAAGCCAATTGGTCCTGTTTATAGTAGAGAAGAAGCGGAAAGATTAGCTGCTGAAAAAGGTTGGGCGATTAAGCCTGACGGGGATAAGTTCCGTCGTGTTGTACCAAGTCCATTACCAAAACGCATTTTTGAAATTCGTCCTGTGAAATGGTTACTTGAAAAAGGCAGTATTGTAATTTGTGCAGGTGGTGGCGGTATTCCAACCTACTACGATGAGCAAGGTAACCTTCAGGGCGTTGAAGCGGTTATTGATAAGGACTTATGTTCTGCTTTACTTGCGGATAATCTTGATGCGGATCTCTTTGTAATTGCAACAGATGTTTCTGCTGTGTTCGTTGATTGGGGAACGCCTGATCAAAAAGCGATTGCAAAAGCACACCCTGACGAAATTAGTAAAATGGGCTTTGCAGCAGGCTCTATGGGACCAAAAGTTCAAGCAGCGGTTAATTTTGTTAAACAAACAGGTAAAGATGCTGTGATTGGTTCATTATCAGATATTGTTGATATTGTGAAAGGTAAAGCTGGAACAAGAATTACAACAGATGTATCAGGTATTGAATATTTTTAA
- a CDS encoding DNA topoisomerase III yields MRLFIAEKPSLARAIADVLPKPHKRGDGFITCGENDVVTWCIGHLLEQAEPDAYDERYKKWRMEHLPIIPQKWQWFPKKNTVKQFKVVERLVKKADILVNAGDPDREGQLLVDEIFGYMNFSAEKRSQIQRCLVSDLNPSAVKKAVEKLQNNTHFIPLSTSALARARADWLYGINMTRAYTLQGQRSGYKGVLSVGRVQTPVLGLIVRRDLEIENFVPKDYFEVLAHVIVPETQECFTAQWKPSKACEDYQDEEGRVLSLGLAENVVKRIANQPAIVTDYQNKLEKETAPLPYSLSVLQIEAARRFGLSAQSVLDICQKLYETHKLITYPRSDNRYLPKEHYGDRFKVTNAISQHLTEYQNLPEIVDLEIKNRCWNDKKVEAHHAIIPTARTGNIRLTENEKQVYQLIARQYLMQFCPEAEYRKAKITLEIAGGTFIAQERNLVVAGWKALQGKEDNNEINENTLPIVKKSQELHCEKGEVLSKKTTPPRYFSDATLLSAMTGIARFVQDKELKKILRETDGLGTEATRAGIIELLFKRGFLTKKGRQIHSTEAGRILIQALPEVATIPDMTAYWEMQLNGISKKQTTYQNFMSDLTQKLPHLLNSPNQQILQNLSKITPRTKPRYSTKKSNKRLG; encoded by the coding sequence ATGCGTTTATTTATAGCAGAAAAACCTAGCCTTGCACGAGCCATTGCTGATGTCTTGCCTAAGCCTCATAAAAGAGGGGATGGCTTTATTACGTGTGGAGAAAATGATGTGGTTACTTGGTGTATCGGTCACTTGTTGGAGCAGGCTGAACCTGATGCTTACGATGAACGTTATAAAAAATGGCGAATGGAACATTTGCCGATCATTCCTCAAAAATGGCAATGGTTTCCTAAAAAAAATACCGTAAAACAGTTTAAAGTGGTAGAAAGGCTAGTAAAAAAAGCGGATATTTTGGTTAACGCAGGTGACCCTGATAGAGAAGGGCAATTATTAGTTGATGAAATTTTTGGCTATATGAATTTTTCTGCTGAAAAACGCTCACAAATTCAACGCTGTTTAGTCAGCGATCTTAACCCTAGTGCAGTTAAGAAAGCCGTAGAAAAATTGCAAAATAATACTCACTTCATACCGCTATCAACTTCAGCATTGGCACGTGCTAGGGCAGATTGGCTTTATGGTATTAATATGACACGAGCTTATACCCTTCAAGGGCAACGATCAGGTTATAAAGGAGTATTGTCAGTTGGACGAGTACAAACCCCTGTATTGGGTTTGATTGTGCGACGTGATTTAGAAATTGAAAATTTCGTACCAAAAGACTATTTTGAAGTGCTAGCTCACGTGATAGTACCTGAGACTCAAGAATGTTTTACCGCACAATGGAAACCAAGTAAAGCCTGTGAAGATTATCAAGATGAGGAAGGACGAGTGCTTTCTCTTGGATTAGCTGAAAACGTAGTAAAACGTATTGCCAATCAGCCTGCCATAGTAACGGATTATCAAAATAAACTTGAAAAAGAAACCGCACCTTTACCTTATTCCCTTTCTGTATTGCAAATTGAAGCAGCACGCCGTTTTGGTCTTTCTGCTCAATCCGTACTTGATATTTGCCAAAAATTGTATGAAACCCATAAATTGATCACTTACCCTCGTTCTGATAACCGTTATTTACCAAAAGAGCATTATGGTGATCGTTTTAAAGTGACTAATGCGATTTCACAACATCTGACTGAATACCAAAATTTACCAGAAATAGTTGATTTAGAAATTAAAAATCGTTGTTGGAATGATAAAAAAGTAGAAGCGCACCACGCTATTATTCCAACGGCTCGTACGGGTAATATTCGTTTAACTGAAAATGAAAAACAGGTTTATCAGCTTATTGCTCGACAATACTTAATGCAATTTTGCCCTGAGGCAGAATATCGCAAAGCAAAAATTACGTTAGAAATTGCAGGCGGTACTTTTATTGCTCAAGAACGAAATTTAGTGGTAGCAGGTTGGAAAGCATTGCAAGGAAAAGAAGACAACAATGAAATCAATGAAAATACGTTACCTATAGTTAAAAAATCACAAGAATTACATTGTGAAAAAGGCGAAGTTTTAAGTAAGAAGACAACACCGCCACGCTATTTTTCTGATGCCACCTTACTTTCAGCAATGACGGGTATCGCACGTTTTGTACAAGATAAAGAGTTAAAAAAAATCTTACGAGAAACGGATGGTTTAGGCACAGAAGCAACCAGAGCAGGGATCATTGAATTATTGTTTAAACGTGGTTTTTTAACCAAAAAAGGCAGACAAATTCACAGCACAGAAGCAGGACGAATTTTAATTCAAGCCTTACCAGAAGTGGCAACTATTCCTGATATGACTGCATATTGGGAAATGCAACTAAACGGAATAAGTAAAAAACAGACCACTTATCAAAACTTTATGTCTGATCTTACGCAAAAGTTACCTCATTTATTGAACAGCCCAAATCAACAAATTTTGCAAAATTTAAGTAAAATCACACCGCGTACTAAACCCAGATATAGCACTAAAAAATCTAACAAGCGGTTAGGGTAG
- the seqA gene encoding replication initiation negative regulator SeqA translates to MKKIEIDDELYHYIASQTQFIGETASDILRRLLKLSELSQSVVPTKENINKKIKKEFENTSNIKKEQVNELTFLLKHLDEVLNSDEFVDETKAVKRFLMILSALYFAAPDRFTYGTENIQGSERVYFAKNEETILATGSGVRAKQIPSSPFWVITNNNTARKGIILTKLMEAMDIPEESIERIKTFFIR, encoded by the coding sequence ATGAAAAAAATTGAAATCGATGATGAATTATATCATTACATTGCCAGTCAAACACAATTTATTGGTGAAACAGCCTCTGATATTTTAAGACGTTTATTAAAACTGTCTGAACTTTCTCAATCTGTTGTACCAACAAAAGAAAATATTAACAAAAAAATTAAAAAAGAGTTTGAAAATACATCAAATATCAAAAAAGAGCAAGTTAACGAGCTGACTTTCTTATTAAAACATTTAGATGAAGTGTTAAATTCAGATGAATTTGTTGATGAAACAAAAGCGGTAAAACGCTTTTTGATGATTTTATCTGCCCTTTATTTTGCTGCACCCGATCGTTTTACTTATGGAACAGAAAATATTCAAGGAAGTGAACGTGTTTATTTTGCAAAAAATGAGGAGACTATCTTAGCAACAGGCAGTGGTGTACGAGCTAAACAAATACCAAGTTCACCATTTTGGGTTATCACTAACAATAATACCGCTCGCAAAGGCATTATTTTAACTAAATTAATGGAAGCAATGGATATTCCAGAAGAGAGCATTGAACGTATTAAAACTTTTTTTATCCGTTAA
- a CDS encoding alpha/beta fold hydrolase codes for MTKETNKSVFLNYKLQTAKNCKNTEQSHRLLVFIHGLFGDLHNLGRIARAFEDDYDVLCLDLRNHGHSFHSDEMNFESMATDVKELLEHLNLSPAIVVGHSMGGKVAMKLADIAPHLVEQLVIIDIAPVKYTESRHDAIFAGLFAVKNSDAQNRIQAQKAMQPYIKEQGVQQFMLKSFAPTEDERFLFNLTALQQNYDNISDWSDVKVEKPTLFIKGDLSDYIKKEHKQIVLNQFPQAKLFIVSNADHWVHAVKPEAVIRAMKRVL; via the coding sequence ATGACAAAAGAAACAAATAAATCCGTTTTTTTAAATTATAAATTACAAACAGCAAAAAATTGCAAAAACACTGAACAATCACACCGCTTGTTAGTTTTTATCCACGGATTATTTGGTGATCTTCATAATTTAGGACGTATTGCAAGAGCCTTTGAAGATGATTATGATGTTTTGTGTTTAGATTTACGTAATCACGGTCATTCTTTTCATAGTGATGAAATGAATTTTGAGTCAATGGCAACAGATGTAAAAGAGCTACTTGAACATTTAAATCTTTCTCCTGCAATTGTTGTGGGGCATTCAATGGGTGGCAAAGTTGCAATGAAATTGGCGGATATCGCTCCTCATTTAGTAGAACAATTAGTGATTATTGATATTGCCCCCGTCAAATACACGGAAAGTCGTCACGATGCTATTTTTGCTGGCTTATTTGCTGTAAAAAATTCTGATGCTCAAAATCGTATTCAAGCTCAAAAAGCAATGCAACCTTATATCAAGGAGCAAGGTGTCCAACAATTTATGTTAAAATCATTTGCACCCACTGAAGATGAACGCTTTTTATTTAACCTAACTGCACTGCAACAAAATTATGATAATATCAGTGATTGGAGTGATGTTAAGGTAGAGAAACCAACATTATTTATTAAAGGGGATTTATCTGATTACATTAAAAAAGAGCATAAACAAATTGTATTAAATCAATTTCCACAAGCTAAATTATTTATTGTGAGTAATGCTGATCATTGGGTACACGCAGTTAAACCAGAAGCTGTCATTCGTGCGATGAAGAGAGTGTTATAA
- the menE gene encoding o-succinylbenzoate--CoA ligase → MTFSVFPTTFWAEKHTSQIAVVWNKSEIRGLNLAPFFKNLPQQISWQLLDQIIAKFTQHLTACGVQSSQLVAYSGKNRFINLLCYCAVLTMGAKILMLNPLLTQSQRQKILEQNQVDFFITDKDFLSLSSFDTSQKIVSSFSLTNPATFTLTSGSSGQPKAVVHSIANHLASAEGVCELMNFKQQHSWLLSLPLFHVSGQGIVWRWLLQGSTLYIDQNKQSFWQTLSKVTHSSLVPIQLQRYLTWLEDRKVNQKILLGGANIPANLIEQANARGMTTFASYGLTEMASTVTAATNQTDNVGQVLLNREIKLVNNEIWVRGKTLALGYWIENSLHPLTNKLGWFATKDGGVLENNQLIVTGRLDYMFISGGENIQPEEIEKVLFLSDLVQNVFVVPVDDQEFGAKPVAFVEFKQPFNEQAVRSLQKFAKDRLEKFKQPIAYFSLEEVKHLQKNGIKISRKALIEYVAQGRIISSPS, encoded by the coding sequence ATGACTTTTTCTGTTTTTCCTACCACCTTTTGGGCTGAAAAACATACCTCTCAAATAGCAGTGGTATGGAATAAATCTGAAATAAGAGGATTGAATTTAGCGCCTTTTTTTAAAAATTTGCCACAACAAATTTCGTGGCAATTGCTTGATCAAATAATTGCAAAATTTACTCAACATCTTACCGCTTGTGGTGTGCAATCATCACAGCTGGTTGCGTACTCAGGAAAAAATAGATTTATTAATTTACTTTGTTATTGTGCGGTATTAACAATGGGGGCAAAAATTTTAATGCTTAACCCCTTGTTAACACAGTCTCAACGTCAGAAAATCTTAGAACAAAATCAAGTTGATTTTTTTATTACAGATAAGGATTTTTTATCTTTATCAAGTTTTGATACTTCTCAAAAAATAGTAAGCAGTTTTAGCTTAACTAACCCTGCAACTTTTACCTTAACTTCTGGCTCATCAGGGCAACCAAAAGCCGTGGTGCATTCAATAGCAAACCATCTGGCAAGTGCAGAAGGAGTATGTGAACTGATGAATTTTAAACAACAACATAGCTGGTTATTAAGTTTGCCACTATTTCACGTTTCAGGACAAGGAATAGTATGGCGTTGGTTGTTACAGGGATCCACGCTTTATATTGATCAAAATAAACAATCATTTTGGCAAACACTTTCAAAAGTCACTCACAGCTCTCTTGTACCAATACAATTACAACGTTATTTAACTTGGCTTGAAGATCGTAAAGTAAATCAAAAAATATTGTTAGGAGGTGCAAATATTCCAGCTAACCTTATCGAACAGGCGAACGCTAGAGGAATGACTACTTTTGCAAGTTACGGTTTAACAGAAATGGCATCAACAGTGACAGCAGCAACAAATCAAACAGATAATGTTGGGCAAGTTTTGTTAAATCGTGAGATCAAACTAGTAAATAATGAAATTTGGGTACGAGGTAAAACCTTAGCGTTGGGTTATTGGATAGAAAATAGTCTTCATCCTTTAACAAATAAATTAGGTTGGTTTGCAACAAAAGATGGTGGAGTTTTAGAGAACAATCAACTTATTGTGACAGGACGATTAGATTATATGTTTATTTCAGGGGGAGAAAATATTCAACCTGAAGAGATAGAAAAAGTGTTATTTTTGTCTGATTTAGTGCAAAATGTCTTTGTTGTACCAGTAGACGATCAAGAATTTGGTGCAAAACCTGTTGCATTTGTGGAATTTAAGCAACCATTTAATGAGCAAGCGGTACGATCTTTACAAAAATTTGCAAAAGATCGATTAGAAAAATTTAAACAGCCGATTGCATATTTTTCTTTGGAAGAAGTAAAACACTTACAGAAAAATGGAATTAAAATTTCTCGCAAAGCACTGATAGAATATGTAGCACAGGGTAGGATTATAAGTAGCCCCTCCTAG
- the aroC gene encoding chorismate synthase, which produces MAGNSIGTLFKVTTFGESHGEALGCIVDGVPPNMALCEADLQVDLDRRRPKGSRYTTPRNEEDKVQILSGVFEGKTTGTSIGLIIKNSDQRSQDYANIKDRFRPNHADYTYQHKYGIRDYRGGGRSSARETAMRVAAGGIAKKYLKEQFGIEVRGFLSQMGTVKINPQSVADIEKIDWEKVNSNPFFSPDENIISEFEQQICSLKKEGNSIGAKVTVIAENIPVGLGEPVFDRLDADLAHALMSINAVKGVEIGDGFDVVEQTGTQHRDEITPQGFKSNHTGGILGGISSGQPIVAHIALKPTSSIAISGDTVNLDNQPVEIVTKGRHDPCVGIRAVPIAEAMTAIVLLDHLLRFKAQCR; this is translated from the coding sequence ATGGCAGGCAATAGCATTGGAACACTTTTTAAAGTAACGACCTTTGGTGAATCTCACGGTGAAGCATTGGGTTGTATTGTAGATGGCGTACCGCCCAATATGGCATTGTGTGAGGCTGATTTACAGGTTGATTTAGATCGTCGCAGACCGAAAGGTTCACGCTATACGACACCTCGAAACGAAGAGGATAAAGTACAAATTTTATCAGGTGTTTTTGAGGGGAAAACTACAGGTACCAGCATTGGGTTAATAATTAAAAATAGCGACCAACGTTCACAAGATTACGCCAATATTAAAGACCGTTTTCGTCCTAATCACGCCGATTACACTTATCAACATAAATACGGCATTCGTGATTATCGTGGTGGTGGACGTTCTTCAGCTCGTGAAACTGCAATGCGAGTGGCGGCTGGCGGGATAGCAAAAAAATATCTCAAAGAGCAGTTTGGTATTGAAGTAAGAGGCTTTTTGTCTCAAATGGGAACAGTGAAAATTAATCCGCAATCTGTGGCAGATATTGAGAAAATTGATTGGGAAAAAGTGAATAGCAATCCATTTTTCAGCCCTGATGAAAATATAATTAGTGAGTTTGAACAGCAAATTTGCTCTCTCAAAAAAGAAGGGAATTCTATTGGTGCGAAGGTAACGGTGATTGCAGAAAATATTCCAGTAGGTTTAGGTGAGCCAGTGTTTGATCGTTTAGATGCTGATCTTGCCCACGCATTGATGTCGATCAATGCCGTAAAAGGAGTAGAAATTGGTGATGGTTTTGATGTGGTTGAGCAAACAGGTACCCAACATCGTGATGAAATTACCCCACAAGGATTTAAATCTAATCATACAGGTGGAATTTTAGGTGGGATAAGTTCAGGGCAACCAATTGTTGCTCATATTGCCTTAAAACCGACTTCAAGCATTGCTATTTCGGGAGATACCGTAAATTTAGATAATCAGCCTGTTGAAATAGTGACGAAAGGTCGCCACGATCCTTGTGTGGGGATTCGTGCTGTCCCCATTGCAGAAGCAATGACAGCGATAGTATTGTTAGACCATTTATTACGTTTTAAAGCACAGTGTAGATAA
- the mepA gene encoding penicillin-insensitive murein endopeptidase: protein MKLLKIFAITMAVITSVNASDWEKITSPVQGKMQSIGSYSNGCIIGATPLALKGQGYQVIRSYKNRFYGHKNLVNFIQRLGKNAKKEGLSTVLVGDMGMPAGGRFSSGHASHQTGLDADIWLRFGALSDKEAQHPTATVMVTGKQVNSNWTENQASLIRLAAQDSNVARIFVNPAIKVKLCQTAKGDRSWLRKVRPWFGHTAHMHVRLTCPENSKDCKNQSVIPAGEGCDATLYSWFKPRKPSKHKKKRALPTPPFQCQMVLSSKGLN, encoded by the coding sequence ATGAAATTATTAAAAATATTTGCCATTACAATGGCAGTGATCACCTCCGTGAATGCGAGTGACTGGGAAAAAATAACATCACCAGTACAAGGTAAAATGCAATCTATCGGAAGTTATTCTAATGGTTGCATTATTGGTGCCACTCCTCTTGCCTTAAAAGGGCAGGGTTACCAAGTTATTCGTTCTTATAAAAATCGTTTTTATGGACATAAAAACTTAGTCAATTTTATTCAGCGGTTAGGCAAAAATGCAAAAAAAGAAGGGCTATCAACTGTTTTAGTTGGTGATATGGGAATGCCTGCAGGAGGACGATTTTCTTCAGGACACGCAAGTCATCAAACAGGGTTAGATGCAGATATTTGGTTACGTTTTGGTGCATTGAGTGATAAAGAAGCCCAACACCCAACCGCAACAGTAATGGTAACAGGAAAGCAAGTAAATAGTAATTGGACTGAAAATCAAGCAAGCTTAATTCGTCTTGCAGCACAAGACAGTAATGTCGCAAGAATTTTTGTGAATCCTGCAATTAAAGTAAAACTGTGTCAAACCGCAAAAGGTGATCGTTCGTGGTTACGTAAAGTTCGCCCTTGGTTTGGACACACGGCACATATGCACGTACGTTTAACTTGTCCTGAAAATTCAAAAGATTGTAAAAATCAATCAGTTATACCCGCAGGAGAAGGTTGTGATGCAACGCTTTACTCGTGGTTTAAACCACGAAAACCGTCTAAGCACAAAAAGAAAAGAGCATTACCAACACCACCATTTCAGTGTCAAATGGTATTATCTTCAAAAGGTTTAAATTAG